Proteins encoded together in one Planctopirus ephydatiae window:
- a CDS encoding HEAT repeat domain-containing protein, with protein sequence MFVSKMRFILAIIIFTWPSGVFSQTHQPSLNDLIAVVHGKDAIKSAEAVTAIGKQRPASELAIQTLIDSLNDDRRAVYIPSYVFILFPVETVGSQAADALADIGKPAVSQICEFIDKSPKTNGRKRAIVALSKMESDASSSLSTLTRLLADPQVEIRLQAVMAIVSIHKDSHSLSKLLGTVLSDVSPDVRAAAIQAIAALGEAGSPNVPRLIELLDDKDDRSHFYTPDMTGTRPIRYDAAIALAFMGKEAQVALVQLKEVMNRDSDPLVRVAAAFAIAKMSDAPDNAVGTLISAIQQDKNGSDVVDEAVILLGKLGPRAKAAMPELEDALIHPEVMVRIHAIEAIVAISPETANSRLLKMFKDKDALVRACVIENLGSLGNATPEIMKVYIVALQDSDAVFGTNVRHAAAVALGKLQEKAVTAIPHLKRMAEGDESEWVRSAAINALQQISSGQTENE encoded by the coding sequence ATGTTTGTTTCGAAGATGCGATTCATCCTCGCGATCATTATTTTCACCTGGCCGTCTGGTGTTTTCTCGCAAACGCACCAACCTTCGCTAAATGATCTGATTGCGGTCGTTCACGGCAAAGACGCCATCAAAAGTGCTGAAGCAGTTACTGCGATTGGCAAACAACGACCGGCTTCAGAATTAGCCATCCAGACGCTGATCGATTCCCTGAATGATGACCGCCGGGCAGTCTACATTCCCAGCTACGTATTCATATTGTTTCCCGTAGAGACTGTTGGCTCTCAGGCGGCGGATGCCCTTGCAGACATTGGAAAGCCAGCCGTTTCACAAATTTGTGAATTCATTGATAAGAGCCCCAAAACAAATGGCCGCAAACGCGCAATCGTCGCACTTTCAAAGATGGAAAGCGATGCAAGTTCATCGCTTTCCACGTTGACGCGACTGCTCGCCGATCCTCAGGTAGAAATCCGCCTGCAGGCCGTCATGGCCATTGTATCTATACATAAGGACTCTCATTCCCTGTCAAAACTCTTAGGAACCGTACTTTCCGATGTGTCGCCCGATGTGCGTGCGGCTGCCATACAAGCTATAGCCGCACTTGGTGAAGCGGGATCTCCGAATGTACCTCGACTGATCGAGCTGCTTGACGATAAAGACGATCGCTCGCACTTCTATACACCCGATATGACGGGAACTCGCCCCATACGATACGATGCCGCTATTGCTCTGGCGTTTATGGGAAAAGAAGCCCAGGTGGCCCTCGTTCAACTTAAAGAGGTTATGAACCGGGACTCTGACCCTCTAGTGCGTGTTGCTGCCGCATTCGCAATCGCCAAAATGAGCGATGCACCTGACAATGCAGTGGGAACTCTGATCAGCGCCATTCAACAGGATAAAAATGGATCTGATGTTGTTGATGAAGCGGTGATATTGCTTGGCAAGCTCGGGCCAAGAGCAAAGGCGGCAATGCCAGAGTTGGAGGATGCTCTCATACATCCCGAAGTGATGGTTCGAATCCATGCCATAGAGGCGATCGTGGCGATTTCACCGGAGACCGCTAATTCGCGATTACTCAAGATGTTCAAGGATAAGGACGCACTGGTGCGTGCTTGCGTGATTGAGAATCTGGGATCGCTCGGAAATGCAACTCCCGAAATCATGAAGGTCTATATTGTTGCCTTGCAGGACAGTGATGCAGTTTTTGGTACGAATGTACGTCACGCCGCTGCGGTTGCGCTCGGAAAGCTTCAAGAAAAGGCTGTGACCGCGATTCCGCATTTGAAGCGAATGGCTGAGGGAGACGAAAGTGAATGGGTGAGGAGTGCTGCCATAAATGCACTTCAGCAGATATCATCAGGGCAAACTGAAAATGAGTGA
- the aroA gene encoding 3-phosphoshikimate 1-carboxyvinyltransferase, with translation MSANSTYAMQPVGRAISGVMRPPGSKSLTNRALVTAALAAGTSELTGVLHSRDTEVMIDSLRRLGISIEEYTDEHRVVVQGCGGQIPNARADLWLENSGTSIRFLAAMCALGPGDGQPGNYRLDGNSRMRERPIDDLISALGAMGCQAQCELNSGCPPVVIESTGLSASKVSIRAEKSSQFLSALLLASPYNQQPLQIETIGTMVSEPYVEMTSGVMAAFGVAVECPQPGTYIVKPATYQGIRYDIEPDASAASYFFAVAAITGGEVTVDGLNANALQGDVMFVKALEQMGCEVRWGERQITVKGHPLKGIEIDMNAISDTAQTLAVVATFAQSPTTIRNIAHVRHKETDRIQAVVTELSKLGIRAVEFEDGMTIYPGAPRCSESKPALVDTYDDHRMAMSFALLGLVHSGIVIDNPGCTSKTYPDFFADLARLCEESSSL, from the coding sequence GTGTCTGCCAATTCTACTTACGCCATGCAACCTGTTGGACGAGCGATTTCTGGCGTGATGCGTCCCCCGGGATCAAAAAGCTTAACCAACCGAGCTTTGGTGACGGCGGCACTCGCTGCAGGAACGAGTGAGCTGACCGGTGTGCTGCACAGCCGTGATACGGAAGTGATGATTGACAGCCTCCGTCGACTGGGGATCTCAATCGAAGAGTACACAGACGAACATCGTGTGGTCGTTCAAGGTTGCGGTGGGCAAATTCCCAATGCGCGGGCCGACCTGTGGCTCGAAAACAGTGGCACGAGCATTCGTTTTCTGGCAGCGATGTGTGCTCTGGGGCCAGGCGATGGCCAGCCGGGGAATTACCGGCTTGATGGTAACAGCCGCATGCGTGAGCGACCGATTGATGATCTGATTTCTGCCCTGGGGGCCATGGGCTGCCAGGCGCAGTGCGAACTCAATTCGGGCTGCCCCCCGGTGGTGATTGAATCGACCGGGTTATCCGCTTCGAAGGTCTCGATTCGAGCCGAAAAGTCGAGCCAGTTTTTAAGTGCGCTCCTGTTGGCCAGCCCGTACAATCAGCAACCACTGCAGATTGAAACGATCGGAACAATGGTTTCTGAGCCGTACGTGGAAATGACCTCCGGTGTGATGGCGGCTTTTGGGGTAGCCGTGGAATGCCCGCAGCCCGGCACTTACATCGTCAAGCCAGCGACATACCAGGGGATTCGGTACGACATTGAACCGGATGCTTCAGCCGCCAGTTATTTCTTTGCCGTGGCGGCGATCACAGGTGGCGAGGTGACAGTGGATGGTCTCAACGCCAACGCATTACAGGGCGACGTGATGTTCGTCAAAGCCCTCGAGCAGATGGGTTGCGAAGTTCGCTGGGGCGAGCGGCAGATCACCGTCAAAGGCCATCCTCTCAAAGGGATTGAGATCGATATGAATGCCATCAGCGACACGGCTCAGACATTGGCTGTGGTCGCCACGTTCGCTCAAAGCCCCACCACGATTCGCAATATTGCTCATGTTCGACATAAAGAAACGGATCGCATTCAGGCTGTGGTCACTGAACTCAGCAAACTGGGGATTCGCGCAGTCGAATTTGAAGATGGCATGACCATTTATCCGGGGGCTCCTCGCTGCTCTGAGTCGAAACCGGCACTGGTCGATACTTACGATGATCATCGCATGGCCATGAGTTTTGCCCTGTTGGGGCTCGTTCACTCCGGGATAGTGATCGACAATCCTGGTTGCACCTCAAAGACGTATCCCGACTTCTTTGCGGATCTCGCCCGCCTCTGCGAAGAAAGTAGCTCGCTATGA
- the aqpZ gene encoding aquaporin Z has protein sequence MNLGKRCVAEGIGTFWLVFGGCGSAVLGAMFEAQMGGSSVNMGIGHVGVALAFGLTVLSMAFAIGHISGCHLNPAVSAGLVAGGRFPLKDLFPYVISQVVGGLAGAAVLYVIASGKDGFSLSGGFASNGYGEHSPGQYSLLACFVAEVVLTFMFLIIILGATDRLAAAGFAPIAIGLGLTLIHLIGIPVTNLSVNPARSTGPAMFVQGWALMQLWLFWVAPLLGAVIAGVAYKSCFETKPEGV, from the coding sequence ATAAATCTTGGGAAGCGATGTGTTGCTGAAGGAATTGGAACATTCTGGCTGGTCTTTGGCGGCTGCGGCAGTGCCGTCCTGGGGGCAATGTTCGAAGCTCAAATGGGTGGTTCCTCGGTCAACATGGGAATTGGCCATGTGGGTGTCGCCCTGGCCTTCGGACTCACCGTGCTCTCGATGGCCTTTGCGATTGGGCACATCTCCGGATGCCACCTCAATCCGGCGGTTTCTGCGGGATTGGTTGCCGGTGGGCGATTTCCGCTCAAGGATTTGTTTCCTTATGTTATATCTCAGGTTGTTGGAGGATTGGCGGGAGCCGCTGTGTTGTACGTCATTGCTTCGGGCAAAGATGGCTTCTCTCTATCCGGCGGTTTTGCAAGCAACGGGTATGGGGAACACTCGCCAGGGCAGTATTCGTTACTGGCCTGTTTCGTGGCTGAGGTGGTGCTGACATTCATGTTTCTGATAATCATTCTTGGCGCAACGGATCGGCTGGCTGCTGCCGGGTTTGCCCCGATAGCTATCGGGCTGGGGCTGACTTTGATTCACCTGATTGGCATTCCCGTCACTAACTTGTCTGTCAACCCAGCCCGATCAACCGGACCTGCGATGTTCGTGCAGGGTTGGGCCTTGATGCAGCTGTGGCTGTTTTGGGTGGCACCTCTGCTTGGCGCCGTGATTGCAGGGGTTGCCTATAAGTCCTGCTTTGAGACCAAGCCAGAAGGCGTATGA
- a CDS encoding isoaspartyl peptidase/L-asparaginase family protein codes for MRGSHAGGGNCIRRVWLKWCLVLGVLAGCSEYGLRMVRGQEIQLDNVGSDLIIEDVVLGVHGGTGVDKKDMTPELEKKIRAGLKAALEAGAKRLKEPNALPLDGVEAAIRVLEDDPHFNAGRGAVFTHEGRNELDASIMEGTTKRAGAVASVTIVRNPISAARAVMEKSKHVMMIGRGAEVFATQQGLEIVDPAYFWTESRWKDISRVWAEEKKNGGRADLEPKSSTYFGTVGAVARNSQGQLAAGTSTGGMTNKMFGRVGDSPIIGAGTYAEDGAAAVSCTGHGEFFIRFGVSKEIVSQIKYRGLNVQQAAQEVINRQLKAAGGEGAAIVLNSQGQWTTSRNCEGLYRGWINSRGEIFTRLYEE; via the coding sequence ATGCGGGGATCACATGCTGGTGGTGGGAACTGTATTCGACGTGTCTGGCTCAAGTGGTGCCTGGTGCTGGGTGTGCTGGCGGGGTGCAGCGAATACGGGTTGAGGATGGTACGGGGACAGGAGATCCAATTGGATAACGTCGGCAGTGATTTGATTATCGAAGATGTGGTGCTGGGTGTGCATGGCGGCACGGGCGTTGACAAAAAGGACATGACTCCCGAACTGGAGAAGAAGATTCGAGCCGGGCTGAAGGCTGCGCTTGAAGCGGGAGCCAAGCGACTCAAAGAGCCCAACGCGTTGCCTCTGGATGGTGTGGAAGCAGCGATTCGAGTGCTGGAGGATGATCCGCACTTCAATGCCGGTCGAGGGGCGGTCTTTACTCACGAAGGTCGTAATGAACTTGATGCTTCGATTATGGAGGGGACGACCAAGCGGGCCGGAGCTGTTGCCAGTGTGACCATTGTGCGGAATCCGATCTCTGCGGCTCGAGCTGTGATGGAGAAATCGAAGCACGTGATGATGATTGGCCGGGGTGCGGAAGTTTTTGCGACACAGCAGGGTCTGGAGATTGTCGATCCGGCCTACTTCTGGACAGAGAGCCGGTGGAAAGATATCAGCCGGGTGTGGGCTGAAGAAAAGAAAAATGGCGGCCGAGCTGATCTGGAGCCCAAATCGAGCACTTATTTTGGAACAGTGGGAGCGGTGGCTCGCAACAGCCAGGGTCAGTTAGCAGCCGGAACATCGACCGGCGGTATGACGAACAAGATGTTCGGCCGCGTGGGAGATTCGCCGATTATTGGTGCGGGGACGTATGCCGAGGATGGCGCAGCCGCTGTCTCCTGCACCGGGCATGGAGAATTTTTTATTCGCTTTGGCGTCTCGAAAGAGATCGTTTCGCAGATCAAGTATCGCGGCCTCAATGTTCAGCAGGCGGCTCAGGAAGTGATCAATCGCCAGTTAAAGGCGGCGGGTGGCGAAGGTGCAGCCATTGTGCTCAACAGTCAGGGTCAATGGACAACTTCGCGCAATTGCGAGGGCCTGTATCGCGGCTGGATCAATTCCCGGGGTGAGATCTTCACACGCCTGTACGAGGAATAA
- a CDS encoding transcription antitermination factor NusB, translated as MNAENSPELPPRAEGSSPQPENSGTPETPVNTFRQRRGEIRRPGRKKSISRQKSSPNPPRPVDPAGAGGAGQAPGSNQPYSESETRSFPPGRSGPPTQGGDGRPRFSRPGFSRPGFSRQEENRSGNRQERRPYASDRSQQPPAGPRIGRVGPNPFLWVAPGTEGSAPKTDVSASAGANPSETTRPPREERPRFQRPPNQNSQPRTFPNAGAGAGAGAGETRTPRGVTSWSEARPAGSKPPRRPAAPNGEQPTRYHAGTAPRRERPAPAGRSPQSQHAPDAGRRLHAPDISVLPPMQLLAPRTARELAFNVLEAHHAGNKHIGEVFDQAVDRTTLSPSDRRLAYELICGIVRRQSTLQALLMSLVHRQMETLERPLQTIIKIGLYQIFLCQGIPQHAAVHETVELAKRANMRWGGFVNGVLRSAIQLMTENIRTEPSSRALPIGHHQYRELTTDLFPSPTLTPGSYIAAAFSFPHDLVERWVGQYGVEVTIRMAFWFNQVTETALRVNLLKTDRETFRQKLFAADFVAEAGDLPETIRLLSTVRISTLPGFSEGEFSVQDLSAQHAARRLNPQPGEVVLDLCAAPGSKTCHMAELMQNQGEIIAADTHGGRIRQVYENAERLGLSIIRTITIGPRGENLPSMEFDKVLADVPCSNTGVLGKRPEARWKYSPAHLDELREMQATILRTAAGKVRIGGRILYSTCSIEPLENEEIVQQFLAATSEAGGPQFRLVEEQKFMPGSPADGAYQALIERVS; from the coding sequence ATGAACGCTGAAAACTCACCGGAACTTCCTCCCCGCGCGGAAGGTTCCTCGCCACAACCAGAGAACTCAGGAACGCCAGAAACTCCGGTGAATACATTCCGGCAGCGTCGTGGGGAGATTCGTCGTCCGGGTCGTAAAAAATCGATCTCGCGTCAAAAGAGTTCGCCCAATCCACCGAGGCCTGTTGATCCGGCAGGTGCCGGAGGAGCAGGACAAGCCCCTGGTTCGAATCAGCCTTACAGTGAAAGTGAAACGCGGTCGTTTCCGCCGGGAAGATCTGGCCCGCCCACACAGGGAGGTGATGGCCGACCACGTTTCAGTCGCCCTGGTTTCAGTCGGCCCGGTTTCAGCCGTCAGGAAGAGAATCGATCTGGTAATCGACAAGAGCGCAGGCCGTATGCCTCTGATCGCAGTCAGCAGCCTCCTGCCGGGCCTCGAATTGGTCGCGTCGGGCCGAACCCCTTTTTGTGGGTCGCTCCCGGAACTGAGGGCTCAGCACCCAAAACCGATGTTTCTGCGAGTGCTGGAGCGAATCCCTCGGAGACAACACGGCCACCGCGTGAAGAGAGGCCTCGCTTTCAACGTCCGCCAAACCAGAACTCACAGCCGCGCACGTTTCCGAATGCTGGTGCGGGTGCAGGTGCTGGTGCTGGCGAGACACGCACGCCGCGTGGTGTTACCAGTTGGAGTGAAGCCCGGCCCGCTGGCTCAAAGCCACCGAGAAGGCCAGCGGCCCCCAATGGCGAGCAGCCGACGCGTTATCATGCGGGAACTGCCCCGCGTCGCGAACGCCCTGCGCCAGCAGGCCGTTCACCACAGAGTCAGCATGCCCCGGATGCCGGGCGGCGGTTGCATGCCCCAGATATTTCAGTGCTGCCTCCCATGCAATTGCTGGCCCCGCGCACTGCCCGCGAACTGGCCTTTAATGTGCTCGAAGCTCACCATGCCGGCAACAAGCATATCGGCGAAGTCTTCGATCAGGCGGTCGATCGGACGACACTCTCTCCCAGTGATCGCCGGCTGGCTTACGAACTGATTTGCGGGATTGTGCGCCGCCAGTCGACATTGCAGGCGTTGCTGATGTCGCTGGTTCATCGACAGATGGAAACGCTCGAAAGACCGCTGCAGACAATCATCAAGATTGGTCTGTATCAGATCTTTCTGTGCCAGGGGATTCCGCAACATGCGGCTGTTCACGAGACGGTTGAGCTGGCCAAGCGTGCCAACATGCGCTGGGGTGGCTTTGTGAACGGTGTCCTCCGCAGTGCGATTCAGCTCATGACGGAGAATATTCGCACTGAACCTTCATCGAGAGCGTTGCCGATCGGTCATCATCAGTATCGAGAACTGACGACCGATCTCTTCCCTTCGCCCACATTGACACCCGGCTCTTATATTGCCGCGGCGTTCAGTTTTCCTCACGATCTCGTCGAGCGATGGGTCGGGCAATATGGGGTCGAAGTGACGATTCGCATGGCCTTCTGGTTCAATCAAGTCACCGAGACAGCCCTGCGGGTGAACCTGCTGAAGACCGATCGCGAGACGTTCCGGCAGAAGCTCTTTGCAGCCGATTTCGTAGCGGAAGCTGGTGATTTGCCGGAAACCATCCGACTCCTTTCGACTGTCCGTATCAGCACCTTACCTGGTTTTTCCGAGGGGGAATTCTCGGTGCAGGATCTCTCGGCTCAACATGCGGCCAGGCGATTGAATCCTCAGCCGGGTGAAGTTGTGCTCGATCTGTGTGCGGCTCCGGGTTCAAAAACCTGTCATATGGCCGAACTGATGCAGAACCAGGGCGAGATCATCGCTGCGGATACGCATGGTGGCCGCATTCGTCAGGTGTATGAGAATGCCGAACGACTGGGCCTGTCGATCATTCGGACGATCACCATCGGCCCGCGCGGCGAGAACCTGCCCTCGATGGAGTTCGATAAAGTCCTGGCGGATGTCCCTTGTTCGAATACCGGCGTGCTCGGAAAACGTCCTGAGGCGCGATGGAAGTATTCACCCGCCCATCTCGATGAACTGCGCGAGATGCAAGCGACAATCCTGCGCACGGCGGCTGGTAAAGTCCGCATTGGCGGCCGAATCCTCTATTCGACCTGCAGTATTGAACCCCTGGAAAATGAAGAGATCGTCCAGCAGTTCCTCGCTGCGACGAGTGAAGCGGGTGGGCCACAATTCCGACTGGTTGAGGAGCAGAAATTCATGCCCGGCAGCCCAGCCGATGGTGCTTATCAGGCTCTGATCGAGCGAGTTTCCTAA
- a CDS encoding alpha/beta hydrolase: MLRLMIDRLSQTALCGRCRAWGRLLPLVVLATCVSIMAPESLYAQATKPAAAVSRFEDKTLVTKDGIPLKISYFAGKKGKDTPVVILLHGKKGSRQNFNSSLAPFLNDAGYAVVTVDLRGHGETPLVPGPAVAPGATKSNVPQLKPRDYQAMIPGDLEAVKKFLYDEHMAEKLNMSKLAILGADFSTAIATAYTELDWSKIPWDDAPTVAARTPRGQDVRALVLLSPEGSIQGMNTAQSETAVRILGLPVLIGVGSKDTADKGAAKKLAEKLNPDKRDHIYLETYEGGLRGTGLLGRKLKTEDHILAFLDKYVGKSTIEWRDRRSRLER; encoded by the coding sequence ATGCTCCGTCTGATGATTGATAGACTGTCGCAAACAGCGTTGTGTGGTCGTTGCCGGGCTTGGGGGCGATTGCTGCCACTGGTGGTTCTGGCCACATGTGTGAGTATAATGGCTCCAGAATCGTTGTATGCCCAGGCGACCAAGCCAGCCGCTGCGGTGAGCCGGTTTGAAGACAAGACGCTGGTGACCAAAGACGGAATCCCACTGAAAATTTCTTACTTTGCAGGGAAGAAAGGGAAAGACACACCCGTCGTGATCTTGCTGCACGGCAAGAAAGGTTCGCGGCAGAATTTCAACAGCTCGCTGGCACCCTTTCTGAATGATGCTGGTTATGCCGTGGTGACGGTTGACTTGCGTGGGCATGGTGAGACTCCCTTAGTTCCTGGGCCAGCGGTTGCCCCGGGAGCCACCAAGAGCAATGTACCTCAACTCAAGCCGCGTGATTATCAGGCCATGATTCCCGGCGATCTCGAAGCGGTGAAAAAGTTTCTGTACGACGAGCACATGGCCGAAAAGCTGAATATGAGCAAGCTGGCCATTCTTGGTGCCGATTTTTCGACAGCGATCGCCACAGCTTATACGGAACTCGACTGGTCGAAAATTCCCTGGGATGATGCCCCGACTGTCGCAGCGAGAACACCTCGCGGGCAGGATGTGCGGGCCCTCGTGCTGCTCTCTCCGGAAGGCTCCATTCAGGGGATGAATACGGCACAGTCGGAAACAGCCGTGCGAATTCTGGGCTTGCCGGTCTTGATTGGCGTCGGTTCCAAAGATACCGCTGATAAAGGCGCTGCCAAAAAGCTGGCTGAAAAGCTGAATCCCGATAAGAGGGATCACATTTATCTGGAAACCTATGAGGGTGGGCTGCGAGGAACTGGACTCCTGGGGCGAAAGCTGAAGACAGAAGACCATATTCTGGCCTTTCTGGATAAATACGTGGGAAAATCGACCATTGAGTGGCGGGATCGTCGTTCACGCCTGGAGCGATAA
- a CDS encoding S1 family peptidase: MTHWLERRWSRVAGLAAAIFFVAAGSWGFSRPLKYSSVPFPTPAWNAEAETRSPPERQVAKKPRTTVLCEQEVLQGQTAVVQTAVAQAAVAQTAEAAAEAGSRPVVANDEPVFLNDEELSRNFERKAILLAKAGQCLSSRDMKKQLERRQVTLELPPPRTAVLSPEEVYRLVVPSTLLIGSLQQTRTQPPRFHYVSNATAWVLAADGVIVTNYHVFDTTELECFAVMTLQGDVYPVTEILAADRRADVAIARITAKDLTPIPLGKSAAVGAWVGALTHPGSAHFMFTQGYVTRYQQIGSRKNERPEKWMSISADYAIGSSGGPILDRYGNVVGMASMTEPVEFDTDDTADVGSTLQMILKLTVPQMEIRRLVVAP, encoded by the coding sequence ATGACGCACTGGCTGGAAAGGCGCTGGAGTCGAGTTGCTGGTCTGGCGGCTGCGATCTTTTTCGTTGCTGCTGGAAGCTGGGGGTTTTCACGACCGCTGAAATACTCCTCGGTGCCTTTCCCGACACCGGCATGGAACGCCGAGGCTGAGACGCGCTCTCCTCCTGAACGGCAAGTTGCCAAAAAGCCGAGGACGACCGTTCTCTGTGAGCAGGAAGTTTTGCAAGGCCAGACAGCGGTTGTACAGACAGCAGTTGCCCAGGCGGCGGTTGCACAGACAGCAGAGGCTGCGGCAGAGGCGGGCAGTCGGCCAGTGGTTGCCAATGATGAGCCGGTATTTCTTAACGACGAAGAACTTTCGCGGAACTTCGAGCGTAAGGCGATTCTACTGGCGAAAGCTGGCCAGTGTCTCTCTTCGCGGGATATGAAAAAACAGCTCGAGCGGAGGCAGGTCACACTCGAATTGCCACCGCCTCGAACGGCCGTCCTCTCGCCCGAAGAAGTTTACCGGCTGGTCGTCCCCTCGACCCTGCTGATTGGCAGCTTACAGCAGACTCGCACGCAACCACCGCGGTTTCATTATGTCAGCAATGCCACCGCCTGGGTGCTGGCTGCTGATGGTGTGATTGTCACCAACTATCATGTGTTCGATACGACCGAGCTGGAATGCTTTGCCGTGATGACCCTGCAGGGCGATGTCTATCCGGTGACGGAAATTCTCGCAGCCGATCGCCGGGCGGATGTGGCGATTGCCCGGATCACGGCGAAAGATCTGACGCCCATTCCCTTGGGAAAATCGGCCGCCGTCGGTGCCTGGGTGGGAGCGCTGACGCATCCGGGATCCGCCCATTTCATGTTCACACAAGGTTATGTGACGCGTTATCAGCAGATTGGCAGTCGAAAAAATGAGCGGCCTGAAAAATGGATGTCGATCAGTGCTGACTACGCCATTGGATCAAGCGGCGGACCGATCCTTGATCGATACGGCAACGTCGTCGGCATGGCCTCGATGACGGAGCCCGTCGAGTTCGATACGGATGACACGGCCGATGTCGGCTCGACCTTGCAGATGATCTTGAAACTTACGGTGCCGCAAATGGAAATCCGGCGGCTGGTCGTCGCGCCGTAG